From the Mycoplasmatota bacterium genome, one window contains:
- a CDS encoding dicarboxylate/amino acid:cation symporter: protein MFIALVAGILVGTGFIFLREELIKNGNSQLWNSINNILFEDIHKNNQAIGIFYIIGQLFIRALQLVIVPMVFTSITLAMCKIADTKKLGRISLKTIFGFSTTYLFALILACTFALLGYHLGIFETSIENIASKSGTVGGNPLQVIVNAIPSNILSAFSTNGSIIAVVFVAIVTGLAINTLNDKILVLKKLLEDINQIIVVFLNIVISKFGPIAIFVLLTRTFAIYGVDHLYPALSYVIVVVICLLLFLIFGYAVYVMVFGKLNPLPFVKKISKVALFGFSTSSSASTLPLNTNTTTEELGVDSEVASFVLPLGMTVNMNGTAIMQVIATVFIASFAGYDISLGNIILISLLTVLASIGTPAAPGAGAIILCTLLTGMGYNNEAALMAYSLILAINRPIEMLVTSLNVVGDSATAIVVAKSENLLDEEVYYG from the coding sequence ATATTCTTAAGAGAAGAATTGATCAAAAATGGAAATAGTCAACTTTGGAATAGTATCAACAATATCTTATTTGAAGATATTCACAAAAACAATCAAGCAATAGGAATCTTTTATATCATAGGACAACTTTTTATTAGAGCATTACAACTAGTAATAGTACCTATGGTATTTACATCTATCACCCTTGCAATGTGCAAAATTGCAGATACTAAAAAACTTGGAAGAATATCATTAAAAACAATCTTTGGTTTTTCTACCACCTATTTATTTGCTTTGATTCTTGCGTGTACATTCGCGTTATTAGGTTACCATTTAGGTATATTTGAAACAAGTATTGAAAACATTGCAAGTAAATCAGGGACAGTTGGTGGAAATCCTTTACAAGTAATTGTAAATGCGATTCCAAGTAATATACTATCTGCTTTTTCAACAAATGGAAGTATTATAGCTGTTGTGTTTGTCGCAATCGTGACAGGTTTAGCGATTAATACATTAAACGATAAGATTTTAGTTTTAAAGAAATTACTTGAAGATATTAACCAAATCATAGTTGTATTTTTAAATATAGTTATATCGAAATTCGGACCAATCGCCATCTTTGTATTATTAACACGTACATTTGCGATTTATGGTGTAGATCATCTTTATCCAGCATTATCTTATGTTATTGTAGTAGTGATTTGCTTGTTATTGTTCTTAATCTTTGGTTACGCTGTATATGTAATGGTATTTGGAAAATTAAACCCATTACCATTTGTGAAAAAAATTAGTAAAGTCGCTTTATTTGGGTTTTCAACATCATCAAGTGCTTCTACATTACCTCTAAACACCAATACAACTACTGAAGAATTAGGGGTAGATAGTGAAGTGGCTTCATTTGTTCTACCACTAGGTATGACTGTAAATATGAACGGTACAGCGATAATGCAAGTAATTGCAACAGTATTTATCGCATCGTTTGCAGGTTACGACATATCATTAGGTAATATTATCCTAATATCTTTATTGACAGTTTTAGCATCAATTGGTACCCCCGCAGCCCCTGGTGCAGGAGCTATTATATTATGTACCCTTTTAACAGGGATGGGTTATAATAATGAAGCTGCTTTAATGGCATATTCCTTAATCCTTGCGATTAATCGCCCAATCGAAATGCTGGTAACTTCACTTAATGTCGTAGGTGATAGTGCGACGGCAA